A single region of the Salvia miltiorrhiza cultivar Shanhuang (shh) chromosome 8, IMPLAD_Smil_shh, whole genome shotgun sequence genome encodes:
- the LOC130997134 gene encoding uncharacterized protein LOC130997134 codes for MRWENGTWEWDLRWRRELRARDVEASKNLVACLFDPDPCAGVKDRWTWRADKDGEYTTKSAYSVIKASRITFQPVITNKEELAKIWDTPAIQKAKVLAWRILRRRLPTCDNLRKRNVLLGVEEATCNACFHKLESIEHVFLLCPKTGMLWDKIQKWLGCSAARPQSISSHFQTFTHLGGGKESELFLKALWMCTIWVLWKKRNESRFEGKGWQIDGALMEVKRRSWSWANEFSSLGKDFSFCNWCSDDLLSRLICDARLHPRVVNYHKKKCGHNNQLRPKKKK; via the exons ATGAGGTGGGAGAATGGGACGTGGGAGTGGGATTTGAGATGGAGAAGAGAGCTCCGGGCGAGAGATGTCGAAGCCTCTAAAAATCTGGTTGCTTGTCTCTTTGATCCTGATCCTTGTGCAGGTGTCAAAGATAGATGGACGTGGAGAGCAGATAAAGATGGGGAGTACACGACAAAATCAGCATACTCGGTGATCAAAGCTTCAAGGATTACTTTCCAGCCGGTGATCACTAATAAGGAGGAGTTGGCAAAAATCTGGGATACACCTGCGATCCAAAAAGCAAAAGTCTTAGCTTGGAGGATTCTGAGGCGAAGATTACCAACTTGTGATAATCTTAGGAAGAGGAATGTGCTGCTAGGGGTGGAGGAGGCGACGTGCAATGCGTGCTTCCACAAACTTGAATCGATTGAGCACGTCTTCTTACTCTGCCCAAAAACTGGAATGCTTTGGGACAAGATCCAAAAGTGGCTCGGATGTAGCGCGGCTCGACCTCAAAGTATCTCCTCTCACTTTCAAACCTTTACTCATCTGGGCGGGGGGAAGGAAAGTGAGCTCTTCCTCAAGGCTTTGTGGATGTGCACCATTTGGGTGTTGTGGAAGAAAAGGAACGAGAGTCGCTTTGAAGGAAAAGGGTGGCAGATTGACGGTGCTCTCATGGAGGTCAAAAGGAGATCATGGAGCTGGGCTAACGAGTTTAGCAGTCTCGGTAAAGATTTTAGTTTCTGTAATTGGTGCTCTGATGACTTGTTGTCAAGACTGAT ATGCGACGCTCGTCTGCACCCTCGTGTCGTCAACTACCACAAGAAGAAGTGTGGACACAACAATCAGTTGAgaccgaagaagaagaagtag
- the LOC131000018 gene encoding disease resistance protein RGA2-like, which yields MEGEAVAAVLQVLVQNLIDVSKNEISLIRGLDKEAAKLTGSLDTIQKFLNDAEQRTIPGVGEAVKSWLKKLEDVAFDADNVLDELNYHRLSKEIKHTKPLKAKVLSCFSSSFNSIARPRNMAVRIREINESLDSLHKEGAGLGLKESLAADVPTLLDAATFETASFTVDPIFVGRDDVASEIVEMLTNSIATDERAISILSIVGMGGLGKTTLTREVFNRLKDETETRFGSHIWVHVSPNFDALTLFKKILKDLTSSDQVEVESKQDILSKIQQALKDKSYLLVLDDVWNRDASKWEDFINSLMGVTSVKRNAIVVTTRSMEVASIVNPLYTSMEGASIVNPLHTHELKGLSEEDCWSIIKVKAFGEGNVPTEFQSIGKKIARRCQGSPLAANVVGGVLRNKSEEKWLSIEQKWLSQDEGANISKILRLSFDNLSSPLLKKCFAYCALFPKGWEIMKQELIEFWMAEGFLQADGRDDMESVGEKFISVLLHNSLLQVSERDEDGDVESCSMHDLVHDLASSVSSSSNNTGGSSRFRYMILGVDPSGDITNPIPKEMAKSLRTLLISQKKWRNLKVDISGINFSDFESLHVLRLEYGVKVLSSSIRKLIHLRDFDISVTMIEYLPDWIGEFFHLQTLRVSYKLEKLPSTIKYLINLRHLYIHEDVELPAGIGRLTSLQTLRHFPVGDENGCKIEELGSLNNLKGELRIRNLERVHDKEQARKANLFKKSKILNLCLQWYRYRAGETNDENVLEGLQPHSDLKKLRIDGFNGSRFPLWTQKMAVGDVGLNKLMSLSLVDCTECEEIPMLGHLPNLKSLELNGWSNLKCINSSFYGMVNNDTRIVFPALESFYLWDMHKLAEWAKPEVSGASEVKLFPRLRNLEIRGCPQLMSVPSLVSSFLEYLRIDGIGVECLPADWLFSNNQTLSELYIRECPNLRELRDRDSGGEQSQRSFTSLRHLGIVNCKALEYLPCEMIGFSLEEISLEGLSSLKNLPKVFDSLPKSPRLKNLSIVGVPKFMANCYVETPHFPNLRDVKMGVSMSSMEAVDGILQGCCHSLDKLTLKGMESRECLPESIQHLTALSRLWLYNLGMEELPEWFGNLSSLKELKLENCKRLKRLPSMDAMQRLTKLEKLSIKGCSELVIKSEAADSEWPKLSHIPEIYINGDEYRYIAGVDTESGTKKQLCLGCL from the exons ATGGAAGGAGAAGCTGTTGCAGCCGTCCTTCAAGTTCTGGTTCAAAACCTCATCGACGTTTCCAAGAATGAAATCTCACTAATCCGAGGTCTCGACAAAGAAGCAGCGAAGCTAACTGGGAGTCTCGACACCATCCAGAAGTTCCTCAACGACGCGGAGCAGCGCACCATCCCCGGCGTCGGCGAGGCTGTCAAGAGCTGGCTGAAGAAGCTTGAAGACGTGGCGTTCGATGCTGACAATGTTTTGGATGAGCTCAACTATCATCGCCTCTCCAAAGAAATTAAGCACACCAAACCCTTGAAGGCGAAGGTACTATCGTGCTTCTCATCATCCTTCAATTCTATTGCGCGACCAAGAAATATGGCAGTTAGAATCCGAGAAATCAATGAGAGCTTGGACTCCCTTCACAAAGAGGGAGCTGGGCTTGGCCTCAAAGAGAGCCTTGCTGCCGATGTGCCCACTTTGCTTGATGCTGCTACTTTTGAAACTGCTTCATTCACTGTTGATCCTATTTTTGTTGGAAGAGATGATGTTGCGTCGGAAATAGTTGAGATGCTTACCAATAGCATTGCAACTGATGAACGCGCAATTTCCATCCTTTCCATTGTGGGGATGGGGGGATTGGGGAAGACGACATTAACTAGGGAAGTCTTCAATCGTCTCAAGGATGAGACTGAGACTCGGTTTGGATCACATATTTGGGTGCATGTTTCTCCTAATTTTGATGCATTAACTCTTTTCAAGAAAATTCTCAAAGATTTGACTTCTTCTGATCAAGTTGAAGTTGAGAGTAAGCAAGATATTCTTTCAAAGATTCAACAAGCTTTGAAAGATAAATCTTATCTTCTTGTTCTTGATGATGTCTGGAATCGAGATGCTTCAAAATGGGAAGATTTTATCAATTCCTTGATGGGAGTTACTTCTGTCAAGAGAAATGCAATTGTTGTTACCACCAGAAGTATGGAGGTTGCTTCAATTGTGAATCCACTTTATACAAGTATGGAGGGTGCTTCAATTGTGAATCCACTTCATACACATGAGTTGAAAGGCTTATCAGAGGAAGATTGTTGGTCCATAATCAAAGTTAAAGCCTTCGGTGAAGGAAATGTTCCTACAGAATTTCAGAGTATTGGGAAAAAGATTGCAAGAAGATGCCAAGGTTCGCCATTAGCGGCCAACGTGGTTGGGGGAGTGCTGCGCAATAAGTCCGAAGAAAAATGGCTCTCCATCGAGCAGAAATGGCTTTCACAGGATGAAGGAGCTAATATCTCAAAAATATTGAGATTGAGCTTTGATAATTTGTCTTCGCCATTACTTAAGAAGTGCTTTGCGTACTGTGCGTTATTTCCTAAAGGCTGGGAAATTATGAAACAGGAATTGATTGAGTTTTGGATGGCAGAAGGTTTTCTTCAAGCTGATGGAAGGGATGACATGGAGTCTGTGGGAGAAAAATTTATCAGCGTTCTTCTGCACAACTCTTTACTGCAAGTTTCAGAGAGAGATGAGGACGGAGATGTAGAAAGTTGTAGCATGCACGATCTTGTGCATGATCTCGCTTCTTCTGTTTCAAGTTCCTCTAACAATACTGGTGGTAGCAGCCGATTTCGATACATGATTCTCGGAGTCGACCCCTCTGGGGATATAACAAATCCTATCCCAAAAGAAATGGCAAAATCTTTGCGTACATTATTAATATCCCAAAAGAAATGGCGAAATCTCAAAGTTGATATTTCTGGTATCAACTTCTCAGACTTTGAAAGTCTGCATGTTTTACGTCTTGAGTATGGAGTTAAAGTGTTGTCAAGTTCGATTCGAAAGTTGATACATTTGAGAGATTTTGACATTTCAGTAACAATGATTGAATATTTGCCGGATTGGATTGGTGAATTCTTTCACTTGCAGACGTTGAGAGTCTCATATAAGTTGGAAAAACTGCCAAGTACGATTAAGTACTTGATTAACTTGAGGCATCTTTATATTCACGAGGATGTAGAGTTGCCTGCGGGAATCGGGAGATTAACGTCTCTTCAAACGCTAAGGCATTTTCCAGTGGGCGATGAGAATGGGTGCAAAATTGAAGAGCTGGGAAGTTTGAATAATCTTAAAGGAGAGCTAAGGATTAGGAATCTAGAAAGGGTTCATGACAAGGAACAGGCTCGGAAAGCCAATTtattcaaaaagtcaaaaatattgaatttgtgTTTGCAATGGTATAGATACAGAGCAGGGGAAACAAATGATGAGAATGTATTGGAAGGCCTCCAACCTCACTCGGACTTGAAGAAGTTACGTATTGATGGATTTAATGGCAGTAGATTTCCATTATGGACTCAGAAGATGGCAGTTGGAGATGTGGGACTTAACAAGTTAATGTCGTTATCACTCGTTGACTGCACAGAATGTGAAGAGATCCCAATGTTGGGGCACTTGCCCAATCTCAAGTCCCTTGAGTTGAATGGATGGAGCAATTTGAAGTGTATAAATTCTTCATTCTACGGAATGGTGAACAACGACACACGCATTGTTTTTCCAGCTCTCGAGAGCTTCTATTTGTGGGACATGCATAAGCTGGCAGAGTGGGCAAAACCTGAAGTTTCGGGTGCAAGTGAAGTGAAGCTATTTCCTCGCCTCCGAAATTTGGAAATTCGGGGGTGCCCGCAATTGATGAGTGTTCCAAGTCTTGTCTCGTCATTCCTTGAATATCTGAGGATTGATGGAATTGGTGTGGAATGTCTCCCAGCTGATTGGTTATTCAGTAACAACCAGACTCTCTCTGAATTGTATATAAGGGAGTGCCCCAATTTGAGAGAATTACGGGATAGAGATAGCGGTGGAGAACAATCCCAACGAAGCTTCACTTCCCTTCGCCATCTCGGTATTGTTAACTGCAAAGCATTGGAGTATTTGCCATGTGAAATGATAGGATTCTCTCTTGAGGAGATATCGTTGGAGGGTCTAAGTAGCCTAAAGAATCTACCAAAGGTATTTGACAGCCTCCCAAAATCGCCTCGTCTGAAAAATTTATCAATCGTTGGCGTTCCTAAATTTATGGCCAATTGTTATGTTGAGACTCCACATTTTCCCAATTTGAGAGACGTAAAAATGGGTGTCAGTATGAGCTCGATGGAGGCTGTAGATGGCATATTGCAAGGATGTTGCCACTCACTTGATAAGTTAACTTTGAAGGGGATGGAAAGTCGGGAATGCCTGCCGGAATCAATTCAACATCTCACTGCTCTTTCTCGGTTATGGTTATATAATTTAGGAATGGAAGAGTTACCTGAATGGTTTGGGAACCTCTCATCTCTAAAGGAGTTGAAGTTAGAAAACTGCAAAAGGCTAAAGCGTCTACCTTCTATGGATGCAATGCAGCGCCTCACGAAATTAGAAAAACTATCTATTAAGGGTTGCTCGGAATTAGTGATTAAAAGTGAGGCAGCTGATTCTGAATGGCCCAAGCTTTCCCATATCCCTGAAATCTACATTAATGGCGACGAATACAGATACATTGCCGGTGTCG ATACAGAAAGTGGTACGAAGAAACAGTTGTGTTTGGGGTGCCTCTAA